Proteins found in one Salvia splendens isolate huo1 chromosome 10, SspV2, whole genome shotgun sequence genomic segment:
- the LOC121751692 gene encoding uncharacterized protein LOC121751692, whose product MVSTRRSGSLPSNNSKRSSSPSDDNHNKPSSPKRQKGATNSINPKASESSPAENPKEISSADPPELPATTAADAADTAPDAAASVSVATPVVPEVAAATALEKPRSSLLSRKQHQSYETTSPWCKLLTESPQNPTVSVYTTNFLVGSSKQANLLIRDQTISAILCSIRLDQRDDKPVAVLESRGSKGCVLVNGKTIKKNTSCDLSSGDEVVFGFLGSHAYIFQQLPYDSVIKTPPPDVQTNIGKFIPVERRGDASAVAGASILASLSMCPDLSRVKPTSQASGKNLRGSDLPPSSPILNEDDLDGQEVNSATNLGSEVAAEDGAVSKNLPLDGNVESGLEEDRDWVRDPAPASQSVMCSRSSAFRDDLIAAILDGRNLDVSFDNFPYYLSESTKSVLIAASYIQLKHKDQVKLTSELPTLNPRILLSGPAGSDIYQEMLAKALAHYFGAKLLIFDSHSFLKGSSKDVELPKVGNNVEKVSNTSKQVPESSELVKDNELSPVEADTKNLLSTPQPCLESPTERETDNVPSSANTTKNVSIKFGDRVKFIGPASAGLYSSSASLVFRGPTPGMRGKVLLPFEDNPLSKIGVRFDKLMQDGVDFGGLCDKGQGFFCNANELRLDTSGVEDLDKLLIDTMFETVFVVSRYSPFILFMKDAEKSMAGNSESYCTYKNKLEKLPNNIVIIGSQTQTDNRKEKSHPGGLLFTKFGSNQTALLDLAFPDSFGRLHDRTKDVTKATKLLSKLFPNKVTIHLPQDEALLVSWKQQLERDAETLKLIANLNNLRTVLNRSRLECNELESLNIKDQTLTIESAEKVVGWALSHHMMTNPEAETDFKDARVTLAIESIQYGIGILHAIQNDSKSSKKSLKDVVTENEFEKRLLADVIPPSDIGVTFDDIGALENVKDTLKELVMLPLQRPELFCKGQLTKPCKGILLFGPPGTGKTMLAKAVATEAGANFINISMSSITSKWFGEGEKYVKAVFSLASKIAPSVIFVDEVDSMLGRRENPGEHEAMRKMKNEFMVNWDGLRTKDTERVLVLAATNRPFDLDEAVIRRLPRRLMVNLPDAANRAKILRVILAKEDLSPDVDLASVASMTDGYSGSDLKNLCVTAAHRPIREILEKEKKDQEAALAEGRPPPALSGSTDIRSLNSEDFKFAHERVCASVSSESINMTELLQWNELYGEGGSRRKKPLSYFM is encoded by the exons ATGGTGTCGACGAGGCGAAGTGGATCCCTGCCGTCGAATAATAGTAAGAGATCATCTTCGCCGTCCGATGATAATCACAATAAACCTTCTTCTCCCAAGCGTCAAAAG GGCGCGACTAATAGCATTAATCCGAAGGCGTCGGAGTCCTCGCCGGCGGAGAACCCAAAGGAAATAAGCTCGGCTGATCCGCCGGAGCTccccgccaccaccgccgccgatGCCGCCGACACAGCTCCTGATGCCGCCGCCTCAGTTTCTGTTGCTACACCTGTGGTTCCCGAAG ttGCTGCAGCTACTGCATTGGAGAAGCCGAGGAGTTCGTTGCTATCGCGGAAGCAACATCAAAGTTATGAAACAACCTCCCCTTGGTGTAAACTTCTTACGGAATCTCCGCAG AATCCTACTGTTTCTGTGTATACAACCAATTTCTTGGTAGGCTCAAGCAAACAAGCTAATCTTTTGATTCGGGATCAGACTATCAGTGCGATTTTATGCTCCATACGTCTTGACCAG CGTGATGATAAACCTGTTGCGGTGCTTGAAAGTCGTGGAAGCAAAGGATGTGTTCTAGTGAATGGAAAAACAATCAAGAAAAACACAAGTTGTGATCTCAGTTCAGGGGATGAAGTGGTGTTTGGCTTTCTGGGAAGTCATGCTTAT ATTTTCCAACAGCTACCGTATGATAGTGTAATCAAGACCCCTCCTCCAGATGTTCAGACTAATATAGGAAAGTTCATTCCTGTTGAAAGACGAGGAGATGCATCAGCTGTAGCAGGGGCTTCAATTTTGGCGTCACTTTCTATGTGCCCTGATCTATCACGTGTAAAGCCCACTTCGCAGGCCAGTGGTAAAAATTTACGAGGAAGTGATCTACCACCTTCCTCGCCCATTCTTAATGAGGATGATCTTGATGGCCAAGAAGTTAATTCAGCTACCAATTTAGGAAGTGAGGTAGCTGCTGAAGATGGGGCTGTAAGCAAGAATCTCCCTCTTGATGGCAATGTAGAATCCGGATTGGAG GAAGACAGAGACTGGGTTAGGGATCCTGCACCAGCATCTCAATCAGTGATGTGTTCACGGAGTTCAGCATTTAGAGATGACTTAATTGCTGCAATTTTGGATGGGCGAAACCTGGATGTTTCATTTGATAATTTTCCATACTATTTGAG TGAGAGCACAAAAAGTGTGCTTATTGCAGCTTCTTATATACAACTAAAACACAAGGATCAAGTTAAATTAACGTCTGAGCTTCCTACTCTGAATCCAAGAATCTTGCTTTCTGGTCCAGCAG GGTCTGATATTTATCAGGAGATGTTGGCAAAGGCACTGGCTCATTACTTTGGGGCTAAATTGCTCATATTTGACAGCCATTCATTCTTGAAA GGTTCTTCAAAGGATGTTGAGCTTCCTAAAGTGGGAAATAATGTAGAGAAAGTGAGTAATACCAGCAAACAAGTTCCTGAATCCTCAGAGCTTGTTAAGGACAATGAACTTTCACCTGTCGAAGCAGATACCAAAAATTTGCTGAGTACTCCTCAGCCTTGCTTGGAGTCGCCTACAGAAAGGGAAACTGATAATGTTCCATCTTCAGCAAACACGACGAAGAATGTTTCTATCAAATTTG GTGATCGGGTTAAGTTTATTGGCCCAGCTTCTGCTGGTTTATATTCTAGTTCTGCCAG CTTGGTTTTTAGAGGTCCTACTCCTGGAATGCGAGGCAAGGTTCTCTTGCCATTTGAAGATAATCCCCTGTCAAAAATTGGTGTGAGATTCGACAAGCTTATGCAAGATGGTGTTGATTTTGGAGGTCTCTGTGACAAGGGTCAGGGATTCTTCTGCAATG CCAATGAGCTTCGGTTGGATACCTCTGGTGTGGAGGATTTGGACAAATTACTCATAGACACTATGTTTGAG ACGGTGTTTGTAGTAAGCAGATATTCgccctttattttatttatgaaagaTGCTGAGAAGTCAATGGCAGGAAATTCAGAATCATATTGCACATATAAGAATAAGCTGGAAAAGCTTCCTAATAATATTGTAATAATTGGCTCACAGACTCAGACAGATAATCGTAAAGAAAAG TCTCATCCTGGTGGTTTGCTTTTCACAAAATTTGGCAGCAACCAGACTGCTTTGCTTGACTTGGCTTTTCCT GATAGTTTTGGGAGGTTGCATGATAGAACAAAGGATGTTACAAAGGCCACTAAGCTTCTCTCCAAACTTTTTCCTAATAAAGTTACAATTCACCTGCCCCAG GATGAAGCACTCCTGGTTAGCTGGAAGCAGCAATTGGAACGGGATGCTGAAACCCTAAAATTGATCGCAAATCTGAATAACTTACGAACT GTCCTCAATCGTAGTAGACTGGAGTGTAATGAGCTTGAATCCTTGAACATTAAAGACCAAACACTCACAATTGAGA GTGCCGAAAAGGTGGTTGGTTGGGCTTTAAGTCACCATATGATGACAAATCCTGAAGCTGAAACAGATTTCAAAGATGCCAGGGTTACTTTGGCTATAGAGAG CATCCAGTATGGGATCGGAATCCTACATGCAATCCAGAATGATTCCAAGAGTTCAAAGAAATCCCTGAAG GATGTTGTGACTGAGAATGAATTTGAGAAGAGACTTCTAGCTGATGTAATCCCTCCCAGCGATATTGGTGTGACGTTTGATGATATTGGAGCACTAGAAAATGTCAAAGATACATTGAAAGAGTTGGTGATGCTTCCTTTACAGCGGCCTGAACTTTTTTGCAAGGGCCAACTGACAAAG CCCTGCAAGGGTATACTTTTATTCGGTCCCCCTGGAACAGGAAAGACAATGCTTGCAAAGGCTGTTGCAACTGAAGCTGGTGCAAACTTCATTAACATATCAATGTCCAGCATAACATCTAAG TGGTTTGGTGAGGGCGAGAAGTATGTCAAGGCTGTCTTTTCGCTGGCTAGTAAAATTGCTCCTAGtgttatatttgttgatgaa GTTGACAGCATGCTAGGAAGAAGAGAAAATCCTGGAGAGCATGAGGCCATGcgcaaaatgaaaaatgaattcATGGTGAACTGGGATGGGTTACGAACAAAAGACACAGAACGTGTTTTGGTACTTGCTGCCACAAACAGGCCCTTTGACCTTGATGAGGCTGTGATTAGGCGACTGCCGCGCAG ATTGATGGTGAACTTGCCAGATGCTGCCAACAGAGCAAAGATACTAAGAGTGATACTAGCTAAAGAAGACTTGTCTCCAGATGTGGATCTCGCTTCTGTTGCAAGTATGACCGATGGTTATTCAGGAAGTGATCTTAAG AATTTGTGTGTGACGGCTGCACATCGCCCAATTAGAGAGATTttggagaaggagaaaaag GATCAAGAAGCTGCTCTTGCTGAAGGTAGGCCTCCACCAGCATTGAGTGGGAGCACTGATATTCGTTCGCTAAATTCAGAAGACTTCAAATTCGCTCATGAGCGG GTTTGTGCAAGTGTCTCATCAGAGTCAATAAACATGACCGAGCTTCTTCAGTGGAACGAGCTATACGGTGAAGGGGGGTCCAGAAGGAAAAAACCCCTGAGCTACTTCATGTGA
- the LOC121750461 gene encoding adenylate kinase 4-like: MSAPANLEDMPSVDLMTELLRRLKCQTKPDKRLILVGPPGSGKGTQSPIVKDEYCLCHLATGDMLRAAVTAKTPLGIKAKEAMEKGELVSDDLVIGIIDDALKKPSCQKGFILDGFPRTVVQAKKLDEMLARRGVKVDKVLNFAIDDAILEERITGRWIHPSSGRSYHTKFAPPKVPGVDDVTGESLIQRKDDTAAVLKSRLEAFHKQTKPVIDYYSKLGVVANLHAEKTPQEVTVEVKKALS; encoded by the exons ATGTCTGCTCCGGCGAATCTCGAGGACATGCCATCGGTGGATCTCATGACGGAGCTCCTCCGCCGTCTCAAATGCCAAACCAAGCCTGACAAACGTCTCATTTTAGTTG GTCCACCAGGTTCTGGAAAAGGTACTCAATCACCAATTGTGAAGGATGAGTATTGTTTATGCCATCTGGCTACTGGGGATATGTTGAGAGCTGCTGTCACTGCAAAGACTCCCCTTGGAATCAAGGCGAAAGAGGCCATGGAAAAG GGAGAACTTGTTTCTGATGATTTGGTTATTGGGATAATAGATGATGCACTAAAGAAACCTTCCTGTCAGAAAGGTTTTATTCTTGATGGATTCCCAAGGACAGTTGTCCAAGCAAAAAAG CTTGATGAGATGCTTGCCAGACGTGGAGTTAAGGTTGACAAGGTTTTGAACTTTGCAATCGATGATGCTATCTTGGAGGAGAGAATTACTGGTCGCTGGATCCACCCTTCCAGTGGCCGTTCCTACCACACCAAATTTGCACCTCCCAAAGTTCCTGGTGTAGATGAT GTAACTGGAGAGTCATTGATTCAACGTAAGGATGATACTGCAGCTGTTCTAAAGTCAAGGCTTGAAGCTTTCCACAAGCaaactaaacca GTCATTGATTACTATAGCAAATTGGGCGTGGTTGCAAACCTCCATGCGGAGAAAACTCCTCAAGAGGTGACGGTAGAGGTCAAGAAGGCACTCTCCTGA
- the LOC121751172 gene encoding protein indeterminate-domain 14-like gives MDQEMQLLSYSTAPHQYGAGREQYGSPSLDLQLSISVGPSAGEYRSRVEALKWEAAEQIRLAAMEKAYAEHMMELTRREMEAAQSEFLRARSLWERAMEEVHRADSMREKAASCMEITCLSCSHKFRPCLD, from the coding sequence atggATCAAGAAATGCAACTACTCTCCTACTCCACCGCCCCACACCAATACGGGGCGGGGCGGGAGCAGTACGGGAGCCCGTCTCTTGACCTCCAGCTATCCATAAGCGTGGGGCCCTCGGCAGGGGAGTACCGGAGCAGAGTAGAGGCGCTCAAGTGGGAGGCGGCGGAGCAGATTCGGCTGGCGGCGATGGAGAAGGCCTATGCCGAGCACATGATGGAGCTGACGAGGAGGGAGATGGAGGCGGCGCAGTCGGAGTTTCTGAGGGCAAGGAGCCTCTGGGAGAGGGCGATGGAGGAGGTCCACCGGGCCGACAGCATGAGAGAGAAAGCTGCATCTTGCATGGAGATCACTTGTCTCTCCTGCTCCCACAAGTTTAGGCCTTGCCTTGATTAA